GAGCAAACATATTGATCCAGTCGATCACGTTCATCGGATCGTTAGAGATATTGTCGCTGGAAACCAGCAAACGCCGCAGCGCCACCGCCCGACGTGGCACATTGAGCGGGCCTGGCAACACACCTTCGGTATTCATACCGCGTTCAATACCGTCATGCATCACCTGCCAGATACGCGAAAAACCAGCATCAATTTCGGCTTTGCTACGTAGCGCCAACTCGTTTTGCAGCATCAAACCAGAAATAGATAACCCGTTGTAATCACACATTTTCAACAGCTCACCTGCTGAATGGAAATCGTAAGGGACGAGCGTTTCAACATCCAGTGACATGCCGAATTGTTCTTCTTCGACAATAAATCCGCCACCGACTGAATAATAGGTTTTGCTTAACAGTTCTTCCTGCTCTTTCCACGCGGTAATACGCATCCCATTCTCATGACGGGGCAGCGTTTCCGCATGGAAAATAATGTTCTTTGCCACTGGGAAATCAACGACATGTGCGCCCGCTGCCACCGGCAACCTTCCGCTGCGCGTCACTAATTCAATAAATGCAGGTATCTCATCAATAACAACGTCCTGCGGACTATTTCCTGCCAGTCCCATGATGATAGCGATATCCGTGGCGTGACCTTTGCCCGTCAGTGACAACGATCCATAAAGATCGACCACAATGTGGCTCGTCGCGGTTAATAAGCCGCTCTTCTCCAGTCGATCAATAAAACTTTTTCCGGCATTCATTGGCCCCACGGTATGAGAACTGGAGGGACCAATCCCAATTTTGAAAATATCGAATGCACTAATCATATCCACACCCTCGGATTGCCGTTCGTGAAGAGGAGCGGAGCGACCCTGCGATCGCCCCGCTCAAGAGCTTTATGCGTTGCGTACCGCGATAGCTTCAATTTCCAGCTTCACATCTTTCGGCAAACGCGCTACCTGCACGCAGCTGCGTGTCGGGTAGGTCGCCTGATGCTCATCAAAAAACTGCTTGTAGACTTCATTGATGGTGCCAAAGTCATTAAGGTCGGTAATGAACACCGTCATCTTCACGATATCGCCAACGGTCAGCCCGGCAGCAACCACGATCGCTTTGACGTTTTCCAGACTTAAACGCGCCTGATCTTTCACGTCCGCAGGGATCTCCCCGGTCTGCGGGCAAACCGGAATTTGTCCGGAGGTGAAGACCATGCTGCCTAAATCAACGCCCTGAACATATGGGCCGATTGCGCCTGGCGCACGTTGCGTTTCGATAATCTTTTTCATACATCCTCCGGCATCAAAGCGCCTGGGTAAAGGTTCGTGAAATCACATCCTGCTGCTGTTCACGGGTCAGTGCGTTGAAGCGCACGGCGTAGCCAGAGACACGGATTGTCAGGTTCGGGTATTTTTCCGGGTGCTCAATGGCATCCAGCAACATTTCCCGATTCATAACGTTGACGTTGAGGTGCTGACCACCTTCCACATCCGCTTCGTGGTGAAAATAACCATCCAGCAGGCCGACAAGGTTGGTTTTGCGTACCGGATCTTCTTTGCCCAGCGCCGCAGGGACAATTGAGAAGGTGTACGAAATACCGTCTTTGGCGTAGGTGAACGGCAGCTTGGCAACGGAGGTCAGCGAAGCCACGGCCCCTTTGCGGTCACGACCGTGCATCGGGTTAGCACCTGGTGCGAACGGTGTACCGGCGCGACGACCATCCGGTGTGTTACCGGTTTTCTGGCCGTACACCACGTTAGAGGTGATGGTCAGAATCGACTGAGTTGGTACAGCGTTACGATAGGTTGGCAGGGCTTTAATTTTCTTCATAAAGCGTTCAACCAGGTCGCAAGCAATGCTGTCTACGCGCTCGTCGTTGTTGCCGTACTGCGGATATTCGCCGTCGATTTCAAAGTCGACCGCCAGGCCGTTTTCGTCACGAATCGGTTTCACGCGGGCATATTTAATTGCGGAAAGTGAATCCGTCGCCACCGACAGGCCCGCAATACCACATGCCATCGTGCGATAAACATCACGATCGTGCAGCGCCATCAGTGAGGCTTCGTAGCTGTACTTGTCATGCATGTAATGGATGATGTTCAGCGCGCTGATGTACTGCACTGCCAACCAGTCCATGAAATGGTCGAGGCTGCTCATGACTTTGTCGTAGTCCAGAACGTCGTCCATCAGTGGTGCTGTTTTCGGGCCGACCTGAATCTTCAGCTTCTCATCCACCCCGCCGTTAATTGCGTACAGCAGCGTTTTCGCCAGGTTAGCGCGTGCGCCGAAGAACTGCATCTGCTTACCAATCACCATCGGGCTGACGCAGCAGGCAATCGCGTAATCATCGCTGTTGAAGTCAGTACGCATCAGATCGTCGTTTTCATACTGCAAGGAAGAGGTGACGATCGACACCTGCGCGGCATACTTTTTGAAGGCAATCGGTAATTCTTCCGACCACAGAATGGTCAGGTTAGGTTCCGGTGCAGGCCCCATAGTGTGCAGAGTGTGCAAATAGCGGAAGGAGTTTTTGGTCACCAGGGTACGACCGTCCAGCCCCATCCCGCCGATGACTTCCGTTGCCCAGATAGGGTCGCCGGAGAACAGCGAATCAAATTCCGGCGTACGCAGGAAGCGCACCATGCGGATCTTCATGATGAAGTGGTCGATCAATTCCTGCGCCTGCTGCTCGTTGAGCACACCGGCTTTGAAGTCACGTTCAATGTAGATATCGAGGAACGATGCAGTACGGCCCAGCGACATCGCGCCGCCGTTTTGCGATTTCACCGCCGCCAGGTAAGCGAAGTAGAGCCACTGCACCGCTTCCTGCGCATTCTGCGCTGGACGAGAGATGTCGAAGCCGTATTTCGCCGCCATTTCCTGAATCTGCAGCAGCGCATGACGATGTTCTGCCAGCTCTTCACGCAGACGGATGGTGGCTTCCAGATCTTGCCCTTTTTCCAGACGAGACTGGAGATCGGCAAATTGTAGTTCGCGTTCACGGACCAGATAACTGATGCCGTACAACGCCACGCGGCGATAGTCACCGATAATACGTCCACGGCCATAACCGTCCGGCAGACCAGTCAGTACGCCAGATTTACGGCAGCGCAGCATATCCGGTGAGTAAACATCAAATACGCCCTGGTTATGGGTTTTACGCAGATCGGTAAACACGTATTCAAATTCGCTGTCCATTTCACGGCCATAGGCGTGGAATGAACTTTTAATCATGTTGATGCCGCCGAACGGATGCAGCGCACGTTTCAGTGGCGCATCTGTTTGCAGGCCAACGATTTTTTCCAACGGCTGGTTGATATAACCGGCATCATGGGCAGTAATAGTGGTGGCAATATTGGTATCGAAATCAACCGGCGCATGGGTCGCGTTTTCGATACGAATACCTTCCATCACCTTTTCCCATAATGCCGTAGTGGCTGGCGTCGCTTCGGCGAGGAAAGATTCATCCCCTTCATACGGTGTATAGTTATGTTGAATAAAATCGCGGACATTAATTTCGTTTTTCCAGTCCGTACCTTTAAAGCCAAGCCATGCGTCGGCGTACAGCTTATCGCTGGTATCAATATCTACCTTCATGAAAAATAATCTCTCTACAATACTTCAACTAAATTATGCAAATTCTGCGGGTGCTTTAACTTTGCCTAAATGAATTGCATCTAGCGCAATCATTTTTTCTTCATTAGTCGGAATAACGGCGCAAATTACGCGCGCATTTTCACTGGACACAATTCTTTCACCGTAAGCGTTAGAGCGATTATTCATTTCTGCATCAATCTC
The DNA window shown above is from Escherichia sp. E4742 and carries:
- the tdcG gene encoding L-serine ammonia-lyase, with amino-acid sequence MISAFDIFKIGIGPSSSHTVGPMNAGKSFIDRLEKSGLLTATSHIVVDLYGSLSLTGKGHATDIAIIMGLAGNSPQDVVIDEIPAFIELVTRSGRLPVAAGAHVVDFPVAKNIIFHAETLPRHENGMRITAWKEQEELLSKTYYSVGGGFIVEEEQFGMSLDVETLVPYDFHSAGELLKMCDYNGLSISGLMLQNELALRSKAEIDAGFSRIWQVMHDGIERGMNTEGVLPGPLNVPRRAVALRRLLVSSDNISNDPMNVIDWINMFALAVSEENAAGGRVVTAPTNGACGIIPAVLAYYDKFRRPLNERSIARFLLAAGAIGALYKMNASISGAEVGCQGEIGVACSMAAAGLTELLGGSPAQVCNAAEIAMEHNLGLTCDPVAGQVQIPCIERNAINAVKAVNAARMAMGRTSAPRVSLDKVIETMYETGKDMNDKYRETSRGGLAIKVVCG
- a CDS encoding enamine/imine deaminase translates to MKKIIETQRAPGAIGPYVQGVDLGSMVFTSGQIPVCPQTGEIPADVKDQARLSLENVKAIVVAAGLTVGDIVKMTVFITDLNDFGTINEVYKQFFDEHQATYPTRSCVQVARLPKDVKLEIEAIAVRNA
- the tdcE gene encoding 2-ketobutyrate formate-lyase/pyruvate formate-lyase → MKVDIDTSDKLYADAWLGFKGTDWKNEINVRDFIQHNYTPYEGDESFLAEATPATTALWEKVMEGIRIENATHAPVDFDTNIATTITAHDAGYINQPLEKIVGLQTDAPLKRALHPFGGINMIKSSFHAYGREMDSEFEYVFTDLRKTHNQGVFDVYSPDMLRCRKSGVLTGLPDGYGRGRIIGDYRRVALYGISYLVRERELQFADLQSRLEKGQDLEATIRLREELAEHRHALLQIQEMAAKYGFDISRPAQNAQEAVQWLYFAYLAAVKSQNGGAMSLGRTASFLDIYIERDFKAGVLNEQQAQELIDHFIMKIRMVRFLRTPEFDSLFSGDPIWATEVIGGMGLDGRTLVTKNSFRYLHTLHTMGPAPEPNLTILWSEELPIAFKKYAAQVSIVTSSLQYENDDLMRTDFNSDDYAIACCVSPMVIGKQMQFFGARANLAKTLLYAINGGVDEKLKIQVGPKTAPLMDDVLDYDKVMSSLDHFMDWLAVQYISALNIIHYMHDKYSYEASLMALHDRDVYRTMACGIAGLSVATDSLSAIKYARVKPIRDENGLAVDFEIDGEYPQYGNNDERVDSIACDLVERFMKKIKALPTYRNAVPTQSILTITSNVVYGQKTGNTPDGRRAGTPFAPGANPMHGRDRKGAVASLTSVAKLPFTYAKDGISYTFSIVPAALGKEDPVRKTNLVGLLDGYFHHEADVEGGQHLNVNVMNREMLLDAIEHPEKYPNLTIRVSGYAVRFNALTREQQQDVISRTFTQAL